From one Thermoanaerobacterales bacterium genomic stretch:
- a CDS encoding acylphosphatase, with the protein MALFEAHARITGKVQGVFFRWSTAEEARRLRVTGWVRNLPDGTVEALFQGPEEAVEAIIAWCRQGPPKARVDEVDTRRRILPENEKPLPEFRILK; encoded by the coding sequence ATGGCACTTTTTGAGGCCCATGCCCGCATTACGGGGAAGGTACAGGGCGTTTTCTTCCGCTGGTCGACCGCCGAGGAGGCCCGCCGCCTTAGAGTCACCGGATGGGTGCGCAACTTACCGGACGGGACCGTGGAGGCCCTCTTCCAGGGGCCGGAGGAGGCGGTCGAAGCGATCATCGCCTGGTGCCGCCAGGGGCCTCCGAAGGCCCGCGTCGACGAGGTGGATACGCGGCGGCGCATCCTTCCCGAGAACGAAAAACCGCTGCCGGAATTCCGCATCCTCAAATAA
- a CDS encoding ATP-binding protein: MKCKVCKGEAFIKFPAHNAAFCEEHFDAFFIRQVEKAIRRYGMLSPGAGVMVAVSGGKDSLVVADVLSLLGYAVRGLHIDLGIDDNGFSAQSREVSASFFSRRGLPLQVLDLRETFGMSVVEAGRRFPRFCSLCGMTKRYLMNRTAAEAGVEALVTGHNLDDLASALLANVLRWDLRYLAKTLPVLPGENGFARKVKPLALLSEREIAAYAGVHAIQVVTARCPYSTEAKFLRFKRVLNDIEDQSPGTKRRFYEGYVDAAHLFQTSGGVQGGALRPCTVCGMPTSVEVCSFCKTWRGRR; encoded by the coding sequence GTGAAGTGCAAAGTCTGCAAGGGCGAAGCCTTTATCAAGTTTCCTGCTCATAACGCCGCCTTCTGCGAGGAGCATTTCGACGCCTTTTTTATCCGCCAGGTTGAAAAGGCCATCAGGCGTTACGGGATGCTATCCCCCGGCGCCGGCGTAATGGTGGCTGTGTCCGGGGGCAAGGACTCGCTGGTCGTCGCGGATGTCCTTTCGCTCCTCGGTTATGCGGTCCGCGGCCTGCACATCGATCTGGGTATCGATGACAACGGCTTCAGTGCCCAGTCCCGGGAAGTCAGCGCTTCTTTCTTTTCCCGGCGCGGTCTGCCGCTGCAGGTTCTTGACCTGCGTGAGACCTTCGGCATGAGCGTCGTCGAGGCCGGAAGGCGCTTCCCCCGCTTTTGTTCCCTTTGCGGGATGACCAAGCGGTACCTGATGAACCGTACGGCGGCCGAGGCCGGCGTGGAGGCCCTGGTCACCGGGCATAACCTGGACGATTTGGCCTCCGCCCTCCTGGCGAACGTTCTGCGTTGGGACCTCCGCTACCTGGCCAAGACGCTGCCCGTGCTTCCCGGTGAAAACGGTTTTGCCAGGAAGGTTAAGCCTCTGGCGCTGCTATCGGAGCGGGAAATAGCCGCCTACGCCGGGGTACATGCCATCCAGGTTGTGACGGCGCGCTGCCCCTATTCAACCGAGGCCAAGTTCCTCCGCTTCAAACGGGTCTTGAACGATATCGAGGACCAGTCCCCCGGAACCAAGCGCCGGTTTTACGAGGGGTACGTGGATGCGGCCCACCTGTTTCAGACGTCCGGCGGCGTCCAGGGCGGCGCTCTACGGCCGTGCACCGTCTGCGGAATGCCGACCTCGGTCGAGGTCTGCTCCTTCTGCAAGACCTGGCGCGGCCGGCGGTAG
- a CDS encoding MBL fold metallo-hydrolase has translation MRIQWLGHACFLLESGGRRLLTDPFDAAVGYPLARVTVDYVTVSHLHHDHNNVKALPGRPRVIDTPGRQVLDGLEINGLQTYHDREKGAKRGPNTVFVLEWEGLRVCHLGDLGHLLSPDQVAAIGTVDVLCIPVGGFYTIDAAEAAETVATLAPAVVLPMHYKTDYTDFPIAPVEDFSKRFAQVERLPALEITAPVKDRGLRVVVLDLAAPGR, from the coding sequence ATGCGTATTCAATGGCTGGGCCATGCCTGCTTCCTGTTGGAGAGCGGGGGTCGCAGGTTATTGACCGATCCCTTCGACGCCGCCGTTGGCTACCCTCTAGCGCGGGTGACGGTGGATTATGTCACCGTCAGTCACCTGCACCATGACCACAACAACGTAAAAGCCCTCCCCGGCCGCCCCCGGGTCATCGACACGCCGGGCAGGCAGGTGCTTGACGGGCTGGAGATCAACGGCCTGCAGACCTACCACGACCGGGAAAAGGGCGCCAAGCGCGGCCCCAATACGGTCTTTGTCCTGGAATGGGAAGGGCTCCGGGTTTGCCACCTCGGAGACCTCGGTCACCTGCTGAGTCCCGATCAGGTGGCCGCCATCGGCACGGTCGACGTCCTGTGCATCCCGGTGGGGGGCTTTTACACCATCGACGCGGCCGAGGCCGCCGAGACGGTCGCCACCCTTGCGCCGGCCGTCGTCCTGCCCATGCACTACAAGACTGATTACACCGACTTCCCCATCGCGCCGGTGGAGGATTTCTCGAAGCGTTTTGCACAGGTCGAACGGCTTCCCGCCCTGGAAATCACCGCTCCCGTGAAGGACCGCGGGCTGCGGGTCGTCGTCCTCGACCTGGCGGCGCCGGGGAGATAA
- a CDS encoding amino acid permease: MTDKSPSLWRVKPVGALLAGKESSHLRRSLSVVDLVALGIGAIIGTGIFVVTGVAAAQYAGPGLVISFVLAGLAAALAALVYAELASMIPVAGSAYTYTYAALGEFVAWVVGWNLMLAYLIASGAVAIGWGSYLVDLLRSFGVLLPASLVNGPGQGGVANLPAMAVAFLVALLIIRGTSHSARATKAIVLVKLAVIVLFIVVGIRFVDPANWRPFLPFGILGIFQGAAIVFFAYIGFDAVATAAEETKRPQRALPTGILGSLIVSTVLYIVVTLVLTGLVPYVQLNTASPVTTALLRAGVPLAGGIVAVGALAGITSVLVVILYAQSRIFFAMSRDGLLPPVFSRLHPRYRTPYIATLIVGAVVMLIGGFMPFQTVAELANIGALMTFMLTAVGVMVLRRTRPDLPRPFKTPGVPWTPVLSILFSAYLAGNLPADTWLRYAIWMAAGIIVYFAYGYRHSALAPRDTRFSWRSLLAPVHAKPFHRPNRAGQDKR, translated from the coding sequence ATGACGGACAAGTCGCCCAGCCTCTGGCGCGTCAAGCCCGTCGGTGCATTGCTGGCCGGGAAAGAATCGTCCCACCTGCGACGGTCACTGAGTGTTGTGGATCTGGTGGCCCTCGGCATCGGTGCGATCATCGGGACCGGCATCTTTGTCGTCACCGGGGTGGCGGCCGCCCAGTATGCCGGCCCGGGGCTCGTTATCTCCTTCGTGCTCGCGGGGCTCGCCGCGGCCCTGGCGGCTCTGGTCTACGCGGAACTGGCCTCAATGATCCCGGTCGCCGGCAGCGCCTACACGTACACCTACGCCGCCTTAGGGGAGTTTGTGGCATGGGTTGTCGGCTGGAACCTGATGCTGGCCTACCTGATCGCTTCGGGGGCGGTAGCCATCGGATGGGGATCCTATCTGGTGGACCTGCTACGCTCCTTCGGGGTCCTTCTTCCGGCCTCCCTGGTCAACGGGCCGGGCCAGGGGGGGGTGGCCAACCTGCCGGCGATGGCTGTCGCCTTCCTGGTGGCTTTGTTGATCATCCGCGGCACCAGCCATAGCGCCCGGGCGACCAAGGCTATTGTCCTTGTTAAGCTGGCGGTGATTGTGCTCTTTATCGTTGTCGGGATCCGATTCGTAGACCCCGCGAACTGGCGCCCCTTTCTTCCCTTCGGGATTCTGGGCATTTTCCAGGGAGCCGCCATTGTCTTTTTCGCCTACATCGGTTTTGACGCTGTAGCCACCGCCGCCGAAGAAACAAAGCGGCCCCAACGCGCCCTGCCGACGGGCATCCTGGGGTCTCTGATCGTCTCTACGGTTCTATATATCGTTGTAACCCTGGTGCTTACCGGCCTGGTGCCCTATGTACAGCTGAACACGGCTTCCCCCGTAACGACGGCCCTCCTTCGTGCCGGGGTGCCCCTGGCCGGGGGGATCGTGGCCGTGGGCGCCCTGGCCGGGATCACCAGCGTCCTGGTAGTCATTCTTTACGCGCAAAGCCGGATTTTCTTCGCCATGTCGCGGGACGGGCTGCTGCCGCCCGTCTTTTCCCGTCTCCATCCCCGTTACCGAACGCCGTATATTGCGACTCTAATCGTTGGCGCCGTCGTCATGCTGATAGGCGGGTTCATGCCATTTCAGACGGTAGCGGAACTGGCTAACATCGGGGCGCTCATGACGTTTATGCTGACCGCGGTAGGGGTGATGGTGCTGAGGCGCACGCGGCCCGATTTGCCGCGGCCGTTCAAAACCCCCGGGGTTCCCTGGACCCCCGTTCTGTCCATTCTTTTCTCTGCCTACCTGGCCGGCAATCTTCCGGCGGACACATGGCTTCGTTATGCCATTTGGATGGCCGCCGGCATCATTGTCTATTTTGCCTATGGTTACCGCCACAGCGCGCTGGCGCCCCGGGATACCCGGTTTTCCTGGCGCAGCCTTCTTGCTCCCGTCCATGCCAAGCCGTTTCATCGGCCCAACAGAGCGGGCCAGGACAAGCGCTAG
- a CDS encoding malic enzyme-like NAD(P)-binding protein has protein sequence MALREEALALHRQAKGKIEVTSKLPLRNEQDLSLVYTPGVAAPSREIYADREAVHDYTAKDNLVAIVSNGTAVLGLGNVGPEAALPVMEGKAMLFKTFAGVDAFPLCIDARTAADVIRFVQQVAPTFGGINLEDIAAPACFEVEQELKRTLDIPVFHDDQHGTAVVVAAGLLNALNLTGRRAGGTKVVINGAGSAGLAITRLLLTLGVGRILVCDREGILYAGRPKGMNPHKEEIARRINPDGRQGSLADALAEADVFIGVSRANLVTEDMVRSMAPDPIIFALANPEPEIWPDQALRAGAAVVATGRSDFPNQINNVLAFPGIFRGALDVRARDINDAMKLAAAEAISALVADELSPQRIIPRPLDHRVAPAVAAATARAAMISGTARLSVDATLISRRTENLVSSTRSMHQ, from the coding sequence ATGGCGCTGCGTGAAGAAGCGCTGGCCCTGCATCGCCAGGCTAAAGGGAAGATAGAGGTCACGTCCAAGCTCCCGCTGCGCAACGAGCAGGACCTGTCGCTGGTTTATACGCCCGGCGTGGCGGCCCCGAGCCGGGAGATCTACGCCGACCGGGAGGCCGTTCACGATTACACGGCCAAGGACAACCTCGTGGCTATAGTGTCCAACGGGACCGCCGTTCTCGGCCTGGGAAACGTGGGACCCGAGGCCGCCCTCCCGGTTATGGAAGGGAAGGCTATGTTATTTAAGACCTTTGCCGGGGTGGACGCCTTTCCACTGTGTATCGACGCCCGTACAGCGGCCGACGTGATCCGCTTCGTACAGCAGGTGGCCCCGACTTTCGGGGGGATCAACCTGGAAGACATCGCCGCCCCCGCCTGCTTTGAAGTCGAGCAAGAGTTAAAGCGCACTCTCGATATCCCCGTCTTTCACGACGACCAGCACGGGACGGCGGTCGTGGTGGCCGCCGGCTTGCTTAACGCCCTTAACCTCACCGGGCGCCGGGCCGGCGGAACAAAGGTCGTCATCAACGGTGCGGGCTCGGCCGGCCTCGCCATCACCAGGCTGCTTCTGACCCTCGGCGTCGGCCGGATTCTTGTGTGTGACCGGGAGGGAATCCTCTACGCCGGGCGGCCAAAGGGCATGAACCCTCACAAGGAGGAAATCGCCCGGCGCATCAACCCGGACGGCAGGCAGGGCAGCCTTGCCGATGCCCTGGCGGAAGCCGACGTCTTTATCGGCGTCTCCCGTGCCAACCTGGTCACCGAAGACATGGTACGTTCAATGGCCCCTGATCCCATCATCTTCGCCCTGGCGAACCCGGAACCGGAGATCTGGCCCGACCAGGCCCTGCGTGCCGGCGCCGCCGTTGTGGCCACCGGCAGGTCCGACTTCCCGAACCAGATTAATAATGTCCTCGCCTTTCCGGGGATCTTTCGCGGGGCTCTCGATGTCAGGGCCCGGGATATCAACGACGCCATGAAGCTTGCGGCCGCCGAGGCCATCTCGGCGCTTGTGGCCGACGAACTCTCGCCCCAGAGGATCATCCCCCGCCCCCTCGACCACCGCGTCGCACCGGCCGTCGCCGCGGCCACGGCGCGGGCCGCGATGATTTCCGGCACCGCGCGCCTGAGCGTGGATGCCACCCTGATCAGCCGCCGCACCGAGAACCTGGTTTCTTCAACACGCTCAATGCACCAGTGA
- a CDS encoding fumarate reductase iron-sulfur subunit: protein MPNRELTFKIFRYNPASHEVTPHLQTYRLNETEGMTLFVALNRIREEQDPSLMFDFVCRAAICGSCGMLINGRPGLACKTLTRTLPKQITLLPLPVFKLIGDLSVDTGTWFRHLSLKTEAWIHTDKEFDPTAREDRMDNATALKIYEAERCIECGCCIAGCATANIRQEFLGAAGLNRVARFMVDPRDLRSGRAFYEIVGNNDGAFGCIGLMACEDNCPAQLPLQQQLAFVRRRMAALGLKL, encoded by the coding sequence ATGCCTAATCGTGAACTGACCTTTAAGATTTTCCGTTACAATCCCGCTTCACATGAGGTCACTCCGCATCTGCAGACCTACCGGCTGAATGAAACCGAGGGGATGACCCTCTTCGTGGCCTTGAACCGCATCCGCGAGGAACAGGACCCCTCTCTGATGTTCGACTTCGTCTGCCGGGCGGCGATCTGCGGTTCCTGCGGTATGCTCATCAACGGCCGCCCCGGCCTGGCATGCAAAACCCTGACCAGAACGCTGCCCAAGCAGATTACCCTGTTGCCGTTGCCGGTTTTCAAGCTGATCGGCGACCTTTCGGTCGATACCGGCACCTGGTTTCGGCATCTCTCGTTGAAGACCGAAGCCTGGATCCATACCGACAAGGAGTTTGATCCTACAGCCAGGGAGGACCGGATGGACAACGCCACCGCTCTCAAGATCTATGAAGCCGAGCGCTGTATCGAATGCGGCTGCTGCATCGCCGGCTGCGCCACGGCCAACATCCGGCAGGAATTCCTCGGTGCCGCCGGTCTCAACCGGGTCGCCCGCTTCATGGTCGATCCCCGCGACCTGCGTTCGGGCCGTGCCTTTTATGAGATCGTGGGGAATAACGACGGGGCCTTCGGCTGCATCGGCCTTATGGCCTGTGAGGACAACTGCCCGGCGCAGCTACCCCTACAGCAACAGCTGGCCTTTGTTCGCCGCCGAATGGCCGCCTTGGGCCTCAAGCTATAA
- a CDS encoding fumarate reductase flavoprotein subunit, whose protein sequence is MVTTHVTDVLIIGAGLAGERAAIEASSHGLNVTILSLVPPRRSHSTAAQGGMQASLGNCAMGRGDNPDIHFVDTVRGSDWGCDQDVARLFVETVPIAVRQMAYWGVPWSRVVAGKRTLPDGRVIEEEPEYEGLINARDFGGTAKWRTCYTADGTGHTLQYTMDSIVIKMGITVHDRMEAIALIHNGERCLGAVARCLRTGALTAYLARATVIATGGYGRLYGASTNAVINEGTGMSLALDTGMVPLGNMEAVQFHPTGLVPVWILITEGARGDGGYLLDKNEYRFMPDYEPKKKELASRDVVSRRMIQHMRKGFGVDSPYGPHLWLDIRHLGAKHINTNLREIANICRNFVGVDPVHQLIPVRPTQHYSMGGVRTNIDGKAYGLKGLFAVGEAACWDLHGFNRLGGNSLAETIVAGMIVGQKIAEYALGADLEFSSRLVEERIRRQEARLADLIYGRNGKENVYHLRREMEQTLMDYVGIFRNGKDLETAVARLQELHQRSRHIGLVSSGRGASPELTSALRLPGMIRLALCIAYGALQRTESRGSHAREDYPRRDDVNWLKRTLSYWPPDADLPELKYEPVKITELPPGDRGYGESSAQSGTGSNPQKA, encoded by the coding sequence ATGGTGACCACGCACGTCACCGACGTTCTCATCATCGGCGCCGGCCTGGCAGGGGAAAGGGCGGCCATCGAAGCCTCCTCCCACGGGCTGAACGTGACCATCCTCAGCCTGGTCCCGCCCCGGCGTTCCCACAGCACGGCGGCCCAGGGGGGCATGCAGGCCTCCCTCGGCAACTGCGCCATGGGCCGGGGCGATAACCCGGATATCCACTTCGTTGACACCGTAAGGGGTTCAGACTGGGGCTGCGACCAGGACGTCGCCCGCCTTTTCGTGGAAACGGTACCGATCGCCGTCCGCCAGATGGCCTACTGGGGCGTTCCCTGGAGCCGGGTCGTGGCCGGTAAGCGGACACTTCCCGACGGGCGGGTGATCGAGGAGGAGCCCGAGTACGAGGGCCTCATCAACGCCCGCGACTTCGGCGGCACCGCCAAGTGGCGCACCTGCTACACCGCCGACGGTACGGGGCATACCCTGCAATACACCATGGACTCCATCGTTATCAAAATGGGGATTACCGTTCACGACCGGATGGAGGCCATCGCCCTCATCCACAACGGGGAGCGCTGCCTCGGCGCCGTCGCCCGCTGCCTCCGGACGGGGGCGCTCACGGCCTATCTGGCCCGGGCGACCGTCATCGCCACCGGCGGTTACGGCCGCCTTTACGGCGCATCCACCAACGCGGTCATCAACGAGGGCACCGGGATGTCCCTGGCCCTCGACACCGGAATGGTTCCCCTGGGCAACATGGAGGCCGTCCAGTTCCACCCCACCGGTCTCGTACCCGTCTGGATTCTGATCACCGAAGGTGCCCGGGGCGACGGCGGCTACCTTCTGGACAAGAACGAGTACCGTTTCATGCCCGATTATGAACCCAAGAAGAAGGAACTGGCCTCCCGTGATGTCGTTTCCCGGCGCATGATCCAGCATATGCGCAAGGGCTTCGGTGTGGACAGCCCCTACGGCCCGCATCTGTGGCTGGACATCCGCCATCTCGGGGCGAAACATATTAACACCAACCTGCGCGAGATCGCCAACATTTGCCGCAACTTCGTCGGCGTGGACCCGGTGCACCAGCTGATCCCTGTGCGCCCGACCCAGCACTACAGCATGGGCGGCGTGCGGACCAACATCGACGGCAAGGCTTACGGTCTTAAAGGCCTGTTCGCCGTGGGCGAGGCCGCTTGCTGGGACCTGCACGGTTTCAACCGCCTGGGCGGCAACTCCCTGGCGGAGACCATCGTGGCCGGGATGATCGTGGGCCAGAAAATCGCCGAGTACGCCCTCGGCGCCGACCTGGAGTTCTCCTCGCGACTGGTGGAGGAACGGATTCGCCGCCAGGAGGCGCGCCTGGCCGACCTCATCTACGGCCGCAACGGGAAGGAGAATGTTTATCATCTACGGCGGGAGATGGAGCAGACCCTGATGGACTATGTGGGCATCTTCCGTAACGGCAAGGATCTCGAAACGGCGGTCGCACGGCTGCAGGAGCTGCACCAGCGTTCGCGCCACATCGGCCTGGTATCAAGCGGACGAGGTGCCAGCCCCGAACTGACGTCGGCCCTACGTCTGCCGGGTATGATCCGCCTGGCGCTGTGCATCGCCTACGGTGCCTTGCAGCGCACCGAGAGCCGGGGCAGCCACGCCCGCGAGGATTACCCGCGACGCGATGACGTCAACTGGCTGAAGCGCACCCTGTCTTACTGGCCGCCCGATGCCGACCTGCCCGAGTTGAAGTATGAGCCGGTGAAGATTACCGAACTGCCTCCGGGCGACCGGGGCTACGGCGAATCATCCGCCCAGTCCGGCACAGGGTCCAATCCACAGAAGGCGTAG
- a CDS encoding Fe-S-containing hydro-lyase, with protein sequence MKPLKITTPLTDAVVESLHAGQPVLISGTVYTARDAAHKRMYELLDQGKPLPIDITNQIIYYVGPSPAPPGRVVGAAGPTTAGRMDRYAPALIARGLKGMIGKGYRSPAVVEAMRNHKAVYFAAVGGAGALLSRCIKAARVVAYPDLGPEAIHEFVVQDFPAVVAIDCRGEDLYRRGRREYAQAP encoded by the coding sequence ATGAAACCGTTGAAGATAACCACGCCCCTTACCGATGCCGTCGTCGAAAGCCTGCATGCCGGCCAGCCCGTCCTCATCAGCGGGACGGTATATACCGCCCGGGACGCCGCCCACAAGCGGATGTATGAACTGCTGGACCAGGGAAAGCCCTTGCCCATCGACATTACCAACCAGATCATCTACTATGTGGGCCCCAGTCCGGCGCCCCCCGGCAGGGTCGTGGGGGCCGCCGGCCCCACTACGGCCGGGCGCATGGACCGCTATGCTCCGGCATTGATCGCGCGGGGGTTGAAGGGGATGATTGGAAAGGGTTACCGCTCGCCGGCCGTGGTCGAGGCCATGCGAAACCACAAGGCCGTTTACTTCGCCGCCGTCGGGGGTGCCGGAGCTCTTCTGAGCCGCTGCATCAAGGCGGCGCGGGTCGTGGCTTATCCCGACCTTGGGCCCGAGGCCATCCATGAGTTTGTGGTCCAGGATTTCCCCGCCGTCGTGGCCATCGACTGCCGCGGTGAGGATCTTTACCGGCGGGGGCGGCGGGAATACGCCCAGGCGCCTTAA
- a CDS encoding fumarate hydratase, with protein MRTINTDDIIAAVARLCQEACFELEADVRAALENARGKEVSPVGREILEQLLTNAAIAESERIPMCQDTGIVVVFLDVGQEAAIVGGDLYAAVTEGVHQGYTEGYLRKSVVKSPLERVNTGDNTPPVIHCRIVPGDQLRITVVPKGAGSENMSALKMLKPADGVEGVKQFVIDTVLAAGPNACPPLTVGVGIGGTMEKAALMAKEALVRPLGRPNPDPAAAALEAELLERINALGLGPMGLGGRVTALAVHVELYPTHIASLPVAVNINCHAMRHKSTLL; from the coding sequence ATGCGCACCATCAATACCGATGACATTATCGCGGCTGTGGCCCGGCTCTGCCAGGAAGCATGCTTTGAACTCGAAGCCGATGTCCGCGCCGCTCTAGAAAACGCCAGGGGGAAAGAAGTCTCCCCGGTCGGCCGGGAAATCCTGGAACAGCTCTTGACCAACGCCGCCATCGCGGAGAGTGAAAGGATCCCCATGTGCCAGGACACCGGCATCGTCGTCGTTTTTCTCGATGTCGGGCAGGAGGCGGCCATCGTCGGCGGCGACCTGTACGCCGCAGTTACGGAGGGGGTCCACCAGGGGTACACCGAAGGCTACCTGCGCAAGTCGGTGGTCAAGAGCCCCCTGGAACGGGTGAACACCGGCGACAATACGCCGCCGGTGATCCATTGCCGGATCGTTCCGGGTGATCAGCTGCGCATTACCGTCGTCCCCAAAGGAGCCGGCAGTGAAAACATGAGCGCCTTAAAAATGCTTAAGCCGGCGGACGGGGTGGAGGGAGTCAAGCAGTTCGTTATTGATACTGTGCTTGCCGCCGGCCCCAACGCCTGCCCGCCGTTGACGGTCGGGGTGGGCATCGGCGGGACGATGGAAAAGGCGGCCCTCATGGCCAAAGAGGCCCTTGTGCGCCCCCTCGGCAGGCCCAACCCGGACCCGGCGGCGGCCGCGCTGGAGGCCGAACTGCTGGAAAGGATCAACGCCCTGGGACTCGGGCCGATGGGTCTGGGAGGACGGGTGACCGCCCTGGCCGTACACGTCGAGCTGTATCCCACGCACATCGCCTCGCTGCCCGTGGCGGTAAACATCAACTGCCATGCGATGCGCCACAAGTCGACGCTCTTATGA
- a CDS encoding TRAP transporter large permease translates to MATLALFSIFVILFLLNVPVAVSLAVAAIIVIFLQGDFTVYMVVQRMFASLLSPPLMAIPAFVFAGVVMSRGGIAKYLIHALRAWLGHLPGGLAVVTVLSCGIFAAISGSSPATAAAIGAIMLPALIHGGYPKRYAMGLIAASGTLGILIPPSVVMVVYGVTVEESVGKLFMGGLLPGLLLCAILMVSAIAMALRHNYGRAPKASWTERWQTTLKALPGFVLPFFILGTIYKGVVTPTEAAVLSVFYALIVSGFLYKELSLKDMRLIFREAINISSMIFLVIAAAMVFSLFLTFNQIPGAVAQWISDSNLNRYLFLFACNIMFFVMGTFLEAVAITLITLPVLLPMITALGIDLVHFGVIMTVNMELAMITPPVGLNLFVVSAMARSRLEEVIKGVLPFLVIMLAFLVLLIYWPGISLYIPRVLMP, encoded by the coding sequence ATGGCCACCCTAGCGCTGTTTAGTATATTCGTCATACTGTTTCTCCTGAATGTCCCGGTCGCCGTCAGCCTGGCCGTAGCGGCGATTATTGTCATCTTCCTGCAGGGCGATTTCACGGTCTACATGGTTGTGCAGCGGATGTTCGCCTCGCTGCTCTCTCCTCCCCTTATGGCCATTCCGGCCTTCGTTTTTGCCGGGGTGGTTATGTCCCGCGGCGGCATCGCCAAGTACCTGATCCACGCCCTCCGCGCCTGGCTGGGCCATCTCCCCGGAGGCCTGGCGGTGGTGACCGTTCTGTCCTGCGGCATTTTCGCCGCCATTTCCGGTTCCAGCCCGGCCACGGCCGCCGCCATCGGCGCGATTATGCTCCCCGCCTTGATCCACGGTGGTTATCCAAAACGCTACGCGATGGGCCTTATCGCCGCCTCCGGTACCCTCGGCATCCTTATCCCGCCGAGCGTGGTCATGGTCGTCTACGGCGTCACAGTGGAGGAATCGGTGGGCAAGCTCTTTATGGGCGGGCTGCTCCCCGGCCTGTTGCTGTGTGCAATCCTAATGGTCTCAGCCATCGCCATGGCCTTACGCCACAACTACGGCCGAGCCCCGAAGGCGTCCTGGACAGAACGCTGGCAGACAACCCTTAAGGCGCTGCCCGGGTTCGTCCTGCCCTTCTTTATCCTGGGCACTATTTACAAGGGTGTCGTCACCCCGACCGAGGCGGCCGTTCTTTCGGTTTTCTATGCGCTTATCGTCTCGGGCTTTTTGTATAAGGAACTGAGCCTCAAAGACATGCGTCTTATTTTTCGCGAGGCGATCAATATTTCTTCAATGATCTTCCTGGTGATCGCCGCGGCCATGGTCTTTTCGCTCTTCCTAACCTTTAACCAAATCCCAGGAGCCGTGGCCCAGTGGATTTCCGACAGCAACCTGAACCGCTACCTGTTCCTGTTCGCGTGCAACATTATGTTCTTTGTGATGGGCACCTTCCTCGAGGCCGTCGCCATCACCCTGATCACCCTGCCGGTCCTGTTACCGATGATCACCGCCCTTGGTATCGACCTGGTCCACTTCGGGGTTATCATGACCGTAAACATGGAGTTGGCCATGATCACGCCGCCCGTCGGCCTCAACCTCTTCGTCGTCAGCGCTATGGCCCGTTCCCGCCTCGAAGAGGTCATCAAGGGCGTCCTGCCCTTCCTGGTGATCATGCTGGCGTTCCTGGTCCTGCTTATTTACTGGCCCGGGATCTCGCTCTACATCCCGCGGGTCCTGATGCCGTAA
- a CDS encoding TRAP transporter small permease gives MQKLKKIYAAVEDYLAGGLLFTGLTLVMVNVILRYIPAWRPKAWIDEYSIYLVVWGTMLGWAVAQRNEHHIKVDMLYNFLPLKVKRWVSLFANTVGVGFSILFCYYGYLLVAFYLKMGQRTVNTQTPEWIIALILPVAGLMLAFRFIEKLWLLLKDGGRAWFAAQEARDEDYGHPSAV, from the coding sequence TTGCAGAAGTTAAAGAAAATCTACGCCGCCGTGGAGGATTATCTGGCCGGCGGGCTCTTGTTCACCGGGTTGACACTTGTCATGGTCAACGTCATCCTGCGCTATATTCCCGCCTGGCGGCCGAAGGCCTGGATTGACGAGTATTCGATTTACCTGGTTGTCTGGGGTACCATGCTCGGATGGGCCGTCGCCCAGCGTAACGAGCACCATATCAAGGTCGACATGCTCTATAACTTCTTGCCGTTAAAGGTGAAACGGTGGGTGAGCCTTTTCGCCAATACAGTGGGGGTTGGTTTTTCTATCCTGTTTTGCTACTACGGTTACCTCCTTGTCGCCTTCTACCTGAAGATGGGGCAAAGGACCGTCAACACCCAGACCCCCGAGTGGATCATCGCCCTGATCCTTCCCGTGGCGGGACTAATGTTGGCTTTCCGCTTTATTGAAAAGCTATGGCTGTTGCTCAAGGACGGCGGGCGGGCATGGTTCGCCGCCCAGGAAGCGAGGGACGAGGATTATGGCCACCCTAGCGCTGTTTAG